The DNA window GCAGTGCaaaaattcctataaaaatacttgttttgagtcattaatgtaaaatgaagaaaacagcagCAGCCTAGAACAGGGATGTTgaaatttgaaaggaagagagagaagaaaagtccACTGGATACTTTACGTGTGTTTGTACAgtacttttgttttttcaaacaaTTCTGGTTTATGACAAAGGCACTGAAAGATTCTGACACCACCTCTTGGGAGAGCAATCCACAAAGTTCTAAACAGCAGACAGCGCACCACAGAAAATGTTTATGTTAGATCAgccaaactataaaactcttgtAACACTTCTCTGAACCCAGTGTTTCCAGTGTTTATAGATTGCTTTGCTATCTGAAAGACCCAGTTAGTATTTAAGATTTTAAGGGTTAAAAAAGTTCATCTTTCTCCCTGCAAGTTATCTACTCACAGCTCAAATCCCACTCTGCAGGGAAAAGCAGCATCGCCCTGGAACCTCCTGGAATCTAGGCAGGACCTCCACGCTCCAAGCTGCGACCTGCTAAAGTGATcaatgttttgatttttcacaGCTTTGAAAGCCTCTAACTGGCTTTTCCATTTTGGATCATTCCAAAGTCTGCAGCAAAATCATTACTTTTATGATTGCTGGGGAGTcgggggggagggcaggtggtGGTGGCTTAAGGGGTCACTTAAGTGTTGCCAGTTGGTTCAAACTGAGATTCACCGCGTGAAACTTTTCATCGCATTTTGCACCAAAATGCTATCATTCCCACCTTCCATATTTGGAGAGCGTGGAGGCCGGGTAGCCTTATACCACAGTTTCATTGCCTTTCCCAGGCTTCACCCAACCATTCCCTCgcttctctctcttcaccttcccAGAATTCACCAGTCTATTAGAACACTTCTGCCACGTATGAAGAGTTTTGGCAGACCAAATCCACATGCCTGAAGTGATGCCCACcagcaaagacataaaaattttcaacatttcGACTGCTGTATTGGAGTCATCCGCAGAATACCGGAAGAGTGCCCAGTTGGAGATTTCATAGAAATAACAGGCAATCACACAGGTTGCAGGAACCGTATACAGGACTGAGAAGACCCCGATCTTGACCATCAGCCTTTCCAGCTTGTCTGTCTTTGTCCCGTCCTTTTGAAGATTGGACCGAATTTTAAACAAGGCCACTAAGCCTGCAGCAATGAACAAAGTTCCAATCACCAAGTAAGTGAAGAGGGGGGCCACCACAAAGCCTGTGAGGGCATCAAGGTTTTGGTTTCCTACATAGCACAGGCCGGTGAGTTCATCAGCATCCACCAGTCTCATGATCAAGATGACAATGGTTTTCACTGCAGGGATGGCCCAGGCAGCAATGTGGAAATAAGAACTGTGCATTTCAATGGCTTCATGACCCCACTTGAGTCCTGCCGCCAAAAACCAAGTAAGTGTCAGAATAACCCACCAGATGGAACTGGCCATTCCGAAAAAGTACATCAGCAAGAAAATGATTGCACATCCTGTGTTCTTAAGTCCTTCTTGGATGAGAACAGGTTCTGCTGCCTCTTCAAAATCGCAGGATATCCTTTCCCGGCCTACAGTCAGCCTGACAATATAAGCAATGCTATAAATATTATAGCACATACTGAGAAATATGATGGGGCGCTCAGGGTAGGAAAACCTAGAAGAATCGATCAGGAAGGTCAGCACGGTGAAGGCGGTGGAGATGAAGCACAGGCTGGCCCATATGGCCATCCAGATGTCCGTGAACTCCTTGGCTGAGCGACTATATAAGCCAGCATCATAGCCACACTTGAGGACACAGTTCAGGCTCCTTTTCACCCAGATGTACTGATCCGAATTGGTTCCTACGGAGTGGCACTCTTCCCCAGGCTGGATGGGGGTTTTGTGAGGTAATGGTACCTCTTCATCACCCGGCCCTTCCATGCACATGTGGTTGTGGTCATTCTGGGGTGGGAATTTGCTGCAGTTCAGGCTCTCTGGCCAGGCAAAGCCAAATTCCTTCAGGACAGGTTCACAGCGCCTCTTGACCGAAAGACACATGCCGCCACATGGGCCGATGGGGATGTTGATCTTCTCTGTGCACATTGGCACATACACCGAACAAAGGAAGAACTGGAAAAGtaatgaaatgaacaaagaaaacaatgacttGGAAGTCAGACCAATTGTTTGCGTGAAGCGGAGTTGAATGCTTCCAGGCAAAGTACCTATCTACTTTTAAGCCAGCCATTGGGACTCTGTTTACTCTGACCTCAAACTAGGGTGCCTAAAAATCTAGCAATCCCTGTCACAAatccaggaaaacagaaataaatacatatattaaaaggGCCTCAAGAGTTACATAATCCCTTTTTGCAAAatgcttaagaaaacaaaaacccttaaaaattgACTTTGGGACCCCTATTTGAAAGAGGTGAACCGACTATTCAAATGACGGAGTCATTTCAGTGATGGGgtgatttattttcattgtttctttatcaccataaaataaatgtaaaaaatgtagagccagtttttctcctattaatattctcttttctctactttagaccctaaaattaatttttaatcagtTCCCAtactgagagagaaaatgttCTGAGACACTGTTAGACCCAAGGATTGGGATGCAGGTTGAGGTCTCTGGTCACCAGGGGTTTCTTTGGCCAGGTTTCCTCAATGCATAATAATGAAGCACAATAGGAAAATATAACTGTTAAGTCCCTGAAACTGcaacaccagcaggggagagccCAGTTGCTGTCCTCAATTCCTCCAGCATTGATAAACAGTCTGCTTGGCTCCTTACAGATGTTGTCTATGAAGTCTAGAGTTACAAGTAACTATTTTCCAGCATGTAAAGGGATCCAGTCCTGTCCTTCAAAACAGCTTGGCGGCTTCCCCAGGatacatgtaattaaaaatatatatccctgCAAAAGCTGTTTCTCCAACGAAATTGCCACTGATGTCAGGATATGTGCTGTTTCCAAACTGAGAGCTAGAGGATCATTTCTTAAGCTTTCATAACCTAGTTCTAACGTTCTGAAAGCTCCAAAGGGACATGTCAGCAGCAACAGGTCTAATCCCAATCATTTTTCTGAAACCACAATCCAACTTTTAAAGTGACCTATGTAAAAACATGCATCTAGTAAGTAAGCTGTCTGCCTATTTCTTATCTCTCAGAAGTTACAACCAGAGCCACGGATTTCTGAAGTATTTAGCCTGAAAAACACTATTTTTCCCTCACGTTCTATCctttctaaatttattaaaatcacTCATAGCCTCACCAACCAAAGCACAATAGTgctaacacttttaaaaattctctttcagttccttaaaaaaatgagttGGTTGTTGCTTTTGTTCAGATTATAAGCACCCTGTatcaaattatttcttcatttattgtaaaatgaacattttctccATCATTAcataagctttaaaatttttaatgattgaaaaaaaaatcctccagtATATAAGTTATCTTCCTGGTGTTTGACCACTCCATCACCTTTTTTCCCAAGCCGGGAGTGTTTTCTCCCGTCTAAGTCCTAAACCTGCCCTCAACCCTAAAGATCAGAAAGTCTCAAGCCACCCAACCATTCCATCCAGCATGACCTCTAAAGTGCTGCTGGATGCGCGAGGAGGGTCCACGCCGCAGAAAACGGGGCAATGGTGTTTCATTTAATATCCCACCCAAAAATATAGGGGAGAAAGGAGGTCGGTGAGGGAGGATAAGTTCCCgtctccttatctctccttcCAAGTCTTAGTTTCAGCTGGCTGCCTTGCTGGGGACTCGCCCACCAAGCAGCGGCGGCCAGAATCCTTGGCAAAGATAACCCTCAGCTCCACTGGGGTTAGGGGCTTGGCCAGACACGGGTGAACAGGGGAGAAAAACGGAAGGGCGGGGTGTAAGAGTGGGTTCTTTCGCAGGCCAGATGACTTACACAACGTTTTGGCTTCCAGTCCCTGCGAAGGGACagaaaagtgggggtggggatggaaatCACTTTTCCAGGGTAGTTATATCCTTCAGCctaggaagggggcagggggcttGATTTGGCAAGCGCTCCACGGAGTTAGTTTGAGGCGTCCCTGCCCAAGGGGTCCCTGTCccgccaggggtgggggtgggggcgcccaCCTGCAGCTGGCTGGAGCAGCCGTACTGGATGAGCGGCGTGAAAGTTGTCAGCTGCAGCTCGGCGTCTGTCTGCAGCTCGTGCCCCACCAGGTTGGGCATCTTGGTCACGTTGTAGCCCAGGTTCTGGCACATGGAGATGCGGATGGGGTCGCAGCGCCGCTCCTCCTCGTCCCCGAAGCCTCGCGCTGGCCCcgggagcagcagcagcaacagcagcagtagcagcagccgCAGACTGAGATCGAcgcccccgggcgcccccaggACGCTCGGCACTGAGCCCCGCCAGGCCATGGCCAGAgccgggggcggcggcggcgggggctgGTCCAGCAGACACCCCCAGTTTGCACGGGGGCGCCGGCTGCCCGCGCTGCTCCCAGCTCCGGGAAAGGGAGACTGATAAGGCGCCAAGGGCGACGAAGGGGCAGCGGCCGGGTCTCTGGCAGCTGCGCGCGACTGTGTGGGATATTAGACGCCCGTGGCCGGGGCCGAAGGACAGAGTGCGAGGGTCATGGCTGCAGGCTGCAAGCCCCCAACCCGGCGCCGGCCGCGTCCTCTCTACGTCTTAGCGAATCCCACCAGCACCCAGCGCCGCGCAGCTCTCAGCGCCAGAGCCCTCCGCAGCGCTGGAGGTTCGCTGGGCGGTGGCGAGGCGGGACGGACAGCGCGCTTCTCCAATGGCCGGGCGCCGAGGGTAGCGAGGGGCGGGGCCGCTGGCAGGGTTaggcccctcccgccccctccccctcccttctcccccctctctccttccctcccggCGGGAGCGCCCCGCCCGGCTTCCCGGCTCTCACTTTTCCTCCCACCCGGGTCGCGGCGCTCGGGGGCCAGGCGGGGATGGAGCCGAGTTGCTCCCGCCGAGCCAgccagccccctcctctcccaggtGAGAAATGCTCCCAGATTAGTcggctctctttcctttccctcttccgtCTGTCACCTCAGCCAGTGGCAAACTACCTATCAGGCAGAGAAACGTACACAAAGAACACGGGATTCAGGTCTACCAAGATTGTGGCTTTAaatcctggctgtgtgaccttgagcaaactgCCCAACCTCTCGgcgtcagtttcctcatccgtgAAGAGACTTGGGAGGATTAGAGATAATGCGTAAAACGCTTAGCCTCGTGCCTGGTAAAATGCGAGCTCGCAGCTATTTTCCTTGCTAACTTGCTTGCTTTGGAGTCCGGCCCCGTCTCCCCGCCCCCAGACTCGGCCGGACCTGCGCCCGGGAGCTGCCTGTCTCCAGCGGCGAGTGGGGGAGGCGCCCCGGAGCAGCCGACCAGCCGACGGTCTCGCGCTCCGATTTCCTCACCGTATGAAATGAAATTCCACAGGGGGATTCGAAAGGAAATGAGACCGGGACGCTCCGTGCTTCTCGGCCCGCCGCCCTTCCTGTCTCGGGGACACGGTTTCTAAATAAGGTTGGGAGGGTGAGAGGGCGGGAGGGGAGAGGCTTGACCTGTGCACTGGAGGCGAAGAAGGCGCACAACCACCgggggtcccctcccccagcctcccgaGCACCCCTTCCCCTGCAGCCTGAATCTCTAACTTATTCTGCTTCTGCGAAGGGTCCTGGAGGTCTGGGGATCATGCGACCCCTGTTTTGATCCAGATTTCCCCCCCTCTCATCCCCAGGcctcctccaccccactccccatcccTCGGATGGAGGTTTGTGCTAGTCCACCCTTTCCCTTTACAGTGGGACCAGTGAAACCCTCAGCAGGTGGATTTCTAAACCATTTACTTGTTCCTTGACTGTGGCAAATCTGCtgtgcctctctgagcttcaaatTGGCCACatgtaaaataaggaaattcaTGTTTATCCCACACAGTTACaagagttaaatgagataatgcccCTAAAtcatttagcacagtgtctggcacatacaAAGTAAGTGCAAAAtagtctgttttttgttgttgtaaagTGGGCCCTGCTTCCAGCCAGGGCTCAAAGACATCTCCTGCAAGCACAGGTCTGACTATCTGGATAAAGAACTTTCTACTCTCTTCCTGAGATCTTTTGGCCAGCACTTGCCAAGATTTTCCTGGGGCTAGGTGACCGGGACCAAGTTTTTATGCATGTGGGTATCCTCTATTTCAGCCAGATGGCAGAAATACAAGTTGGAAGggtatctgcccctctcctgtggtGCTCATATTGTACCTTACCGTTTTAAGTCTTCTTACATTGGCAACTAGACTTGGCTGAGGGCAAGAATTGAATcaacttttttggggggtttggCTCTGTAATTAGCATTGTGTTGGGTACATAAAAGCTGCTTTGTCTCCAGCCATTATCTCAACCTCCCAGGGAAGGAGACTCTATTAGCCCCttaaagagatgaagaaactcaGGCTGGAACGAAAGTGACAGTTAGAAAATAGAAGACCAACCAAACCAGGGCCCATGAAGCCTTTCAAAGATGGGATGCAGGGTCCTTTCCCCAGAAGTGTTCCCAGCTGGAAATCTATTTACTTAGCAGTGGGTTTGAATCTTCTGTATGACTGTGCTGAGTAATGCAGGAGACCATTGGCCTCCAGGGATGAAGGAATCAAATGACTAGATGATCCCCATCCCCTAGGAGCTccaggagcaaaaaaaaaaaaaaatgaacagacagATGTACCTCACTGTGGTAAGTACGCACAGAGAGAAATGTGGGTAAATTAGCTGAGGTGGCAGGACTGCTCAAATGGGGATGACCTGCAGGAGTCTGAGCTAATTAACGAAGCAGAGTTCCTATGGAATTGGCACTTCTCCTGTGGCATTTGCAGCAAGGGGAGGCGGCTTGCTCTGTGCTAAATGTATGTACGCATGGTTTATTAAACGTTGAAGTCGTGAGGTCAAGAAGCAGCACGGCCTGGCACACAGAGGGAATACCATCAGTGTTGGGGGAAGCAATACTATTATCAAACCAATAACATGTAACTCTTACAGAACCCTTACTCTCTGCGGGCTACCATGTTACATGTTTTACATGCATTGTTGCATTTATTTCACGCAACAGGGTGAGAAAGCTGACATCTTGAGAGGTTAAGCAGTTTGTTCCAGATCACACAGCAAGTGGCAGAGGACTCAGATGCATGTCTGCCTGGCCTAAAAGTTTATGCGCAGGGTACTGCTCTCATGGAGGAAACTGCTTGACAAGTTGCCGAGTCCATAGATAGAGATGACTCTCCGGCAATCTGGATTTCTTACTCCTAGCCGTGGCATCCCTGCCTCAGCTCGCTTGAGGCAACTGTCTCCTTTGAGAATGCTTGGAAGAAGCCCCTTCCCAGGCAGGAGCTTTTCCCGTCAACAGCTTTTCTTTCGGCATGGCACTCATCGCAggtattttccaaaatagaaagcCAGGGGAATCACATTTCAGTCtgaaagtggaaagaaaacaaagaccatgACTTAGAGCTAAGTCTGAATGGCCTGGAGCCCCTCAGCCTCCCTCTCACAGAGTGGTTTACACAGTCTGCTCCTGGTGACAGGCATGGCCTGTTTGTCTTTGTTGCAGAAAACACTTCCCTGAGGGAGTTCCAGACGGAGGGTCTCTCCACCCTGTGATAGGCAGAGCATTCAGGAGGGGAGAAGACGGGGACATGCCAATTGTACCTTCCATTAACCTAAAGGGCAGGGCCCCTGGTGGCTCTGGCCTGAGTGCTGGGAAGCTTCCTCTGTCCACTCTCTGAGTGGGGAAGACGCAGACACTTTAGAGCTGCGACAAATGTGACATCAGCAGGCCACTGGGCAGTTGGAGGGCTCTCTATTTGCATCTAATGAGAGGCTGGGTTCTAATTAACTCCTGTGATGTGTTAATTTTTCAACCTGACGTTTTCTGCTCTAATAGATTCTTGTAATGGTTTCTAAATTAAAAGCTGCATTTAAAGACTAGGGTTTAGGTTAAAATCCACCACCTAGGCGGGTGGGGGGCTGTAAACATCCTTTCCTTCCTAAGGAAAACCTCTCATTTGCAGGTCTTTGCTAACCCAATTAAGTGCCGAAGTAGtcaccccagagcctgctttttatttcctgtgaAACAATCCAACTAATCCATATTCAGTAGCTTCCAAGAGAAGTCTTATTCCAACCACTCATGAAGAAACCAGCTTCTTTGAATATGGACAGAACATTTAGAACTCACAAAGAGTGGTCTTGAtagaaaatgcaagaaaatggTTCATTATTATCCTGTTTGGTTTTTGAGGGGAAAATTCACTGGGAGCAAAACCTCATAAGGACTGGGACTTGCTTGTGGAGCAACAGAAGCATGGGGAGAAGCCAGGCCACATCCCATCAGTTTGTATATAGTCTGGGTGCTACGTCTTCTTCTGCACCCAAACCAGttatgaaacaaaaacatatatactGAGTAAAGCAGAAAGGAGCACTAATCTTGCTCAAAGTTGAGGAAGCACAGGCTCCAAGAGGTTAAGTAATGGCTCCGAAGTGGCAGAGCCAAACCCTCTTCTTATCACTTGCACAGCTAGCCAGCAGAGAAGAATCAAGTCAGCAGAGAGCTCTTGCATGTGAAGGAATCAGAACCCTGTTGTTCCTCCTACCAACATGAGATGGTACGTAGGACATTCTTATTTGTTGGTGGGGATGGTTTAACATACAGATGGACAACCACAAACTTGTGCAGgaggcaaaaataagaaaacacaaacacactttGTACCTCTACGACCTCATTACATTTCAGTATTTGTCAGTCAAACCATTAGCAGATGTTTAGTGATAGGTTATTGTGGAGATGTCACCAGCTGCATGTGGGAGGTGTGGAGACCTGTAAAAGGTGGTCCCTGCCCTTAGTGAAAGTTATTTATAGTTCAGTGCTTTTTCTTGAGCTCCCTTACTCATTATAAGTTTGGAGCTTCCTTACTCATTACACGTCTTGGTATTGTTTTTGGTTTGGCTTGGTTTTGATCTCTTTCACAGTTCTCTGAGGTCAGAGGCCGTGTCTTCTTCACCACTGTGTACCTGAACGGCAAGAAGAACACTACCGGACCCATACAAGGCACTCAATAGATGCCTGtcgaataaataaatgaatggttcAGGGTATAAGTGCTCtaattctttagaaaaagaaagccttCATTATGTTCTGGGTGTAAGAGACCATCAAAATGCAACCTAACTGGTTCCAGGATGATGGTCAAGTCTATTCTACTGGCCACTCCTACAAGACAGCTTTCAGCTTTCTTCAGAACTCAGATGTTATGCCAATCACCTTTTCTGTTTTACTATGCAGATTCCTAAATATTTTGAGGTAGAAAAATGCCTTGGCTAGTACTTTTGTTTGATTCAGAAGCCTGTTTCTAAACTTCGTGAAATCagcccaaaatattttcttatcaaCATTCATTGCCTTGTTGACCACTGATCTCATTATTGTCAACTGAAGTTAGGAATCATATATACAGGTGTATCCAGACAAAGAGTTATAAGTCAGGAGATCACCTGTGAGTAGTAAGTTTGTAGAAAAATTGAAATGTGAGTCTAGCCATGAGGGGTGTATAAGTTTCTGAGGGACCCAGGGAAGCATGGAAAGAAAGCACCTGTAATATTCTCATAGGTAGCCCCTTCTTCAGTTGATACAGGTGAGAAATgaacagtaataaaaatgatgTTAAATGATGAAAAAGCCTGAACTAGCCACCTGCTGTGGATACCCATGAACTAGACTAGACAAAATCTCAGATTGTGGTTTTAAAACATTGCCtcaaattctttgacattcctCCCATTGAAGGGCAGAGTTTATATTTCCTCCTTCCTGAATTTTGGAGGCTGTGTGCCTTCTTCAATAGAACACAGTGTAAGTAACACTAGGTGACTTCGAAGATTATGTCATAAAAGGCCATGCAGTCTCTACCTTATTTGCTGGGGAATTTGCTTTGGAGCGCTGAACAGCCTTGTATGTAGTCAATACCTTGAGACCACCATGTAGGTTTTCAAGCTGATGGTCCTAGATGAGTTTGACCTTCATCCATCCCGGGCTAAGTGCCAGAAGTATGAAGGGAGTAGAACCATCTTAGAAGTAGATTCCGTGGCCCCAGTGGTTCCTACCCCCATCTGTCTGAGTCATCTCAACTCAGTATTTTGAGGCATAGAAGAACCACTCTTACCATG is part of the Suricata suricatta isolate VVHF042 chromosome 11, meerkat_22Aug2017_6uvM2_HiC, whole genome shotgun sequence genome and encodes:
- the FZD4 gene encoding frizzled-4; this translates as MAWRGSVPSVLGAPGGVDLSLRLLLLLLLLLLLPGPARGFGDEEERRCDPIRISMCQNLGYNVTKMPNLVGHELQTDAELQLTTFTPLIQYGCSSQLQFFLCSVYVPMCTEKINIPIGPCGGMCLSVKRRCEPVLKEFGFAWPESLNCSKFPPQNDHNHMCMEGPGDEEVPLPHKTPIQPGEECHSVGTNSDQYIWVKRSLNCVLKCGYDAGLYSRSAKEFTDIWMAIWASLCFISTAFTVLTFLIDSSRFSYPERPIIFLSMCYNIYSIAYIVRLTVGRERISCDFEEAAEPVLIQEGLKNTGCAIIFLLMYFFGMASSIWWVILTLTWFLAAGLKWGHEAIEMHSSYFHIAAWAIPAVKTIVILIMRLVDADELTGLCYVGNQNLDALTGFVVAPLFTYLVIGTLFIAAGLVALFKIRSNLQKDGTKTDKLERLMVKIGVFSVLYTVPATCVIACYFYEISNWALFRYSADDSNTAVEMLKIFMSLLVGITSGMWIWSAKTLHTWQKCSNRLVNSGKVKREKRGNGWVKPGKGNETVV